CTCTCAGATGAAGCTGTTACATTGGCTCCTACTCCCGAGCTCGGTGCGATTGATGTTGATTTACTCCGCAGGTACCTACCAGTTaatcatcttcttttccttcccttttcttcttcaccgaTGTATTCCATAACGCTCTTCCCCACATGGAAACAACCAGAATTTGATTAACTATCGAGGATTTAAAGCTTCTGTCTAGCTACCTACTACCTTACCAAGCGCAAGCTGTAACTCACCGCCGACCGATTGTGTTCTATTCTTGTGCCCTATTAGCGAATCGCGTTGGTTCTATGATAAACTAATTTGCAATATATAGAGCCACTTTTTAATGCCCCATGCTCCTGTTTTCCTTGCTATTACTCCGTACACCTacgtaggtaccttagtttCGAGCATCTTGCACCAGCGGGGTTGTATGGGAATgcttcctctttttcttgtcgTCATATGAGCCCTGCATGATCCATCCGTTGATCACCATACCATTCCTTGTTCATCAGTGCTACCGTTTTACACGCCAGATCTTGCTTCTATTGTCGACAGCCTCGAGCCCACTAGCAAGCATTAATCAATCATACACACCTAGGCCTAGGTTGCTGGAGTGTTGATTGACCAAAGACCCCTCTTGAGCTGTTCTCAATTCAGAAACTGGCCTGCCCTTGCTTGATGGATACTTCAGACGGATATCTATTCGTTGCATaaacatcatcgccactgCAACAGCCCATCCCGTCTCCATGTTCCAGCCGTATGGTGCTCCCAGTGTTCGGCATCCGCCATCTGCGGCCCTTGGCATcaccttcagcttcaacctccagGTCTATCTCTGTGcctgcctctgcctctgcctctgcctctgcctcgGCCTCAGCTTCTAGCTCTCTGCTCAAGGCAGCCCCATTTGTTATTTCTGACGCTGCAGCAACAGTAGCAGCTCCTCCACCTAAAGCCTCTGCCATTCCTCATGGGCACCACTCACTATACCATGGCTTGTCTATCCGCTCATTCCATCATGCACCATCTCCCCACCGTCCTCTCCAAACCAGGGGTAaaaagaccaccaccaccataaAGCTCTCCGATTTGCCTCAGGGACTTATTCAACCGAAGCCAGCGTCTTCTCTACCAACGTCATCGTCAGTTTCATCTCCCCACGATGAGTCGACAGAAGCCTTGCCGCTCCCGCTGCCGCGATTACCCCAAGATCCTCCCGCGTATCCCACCGTGCTGCTTCAAGCCCGTCAGAATATGCTCAAGTTTGATAATTGTGTGTTGCTGACTCGGGTGGGCGGTTTCTACGAGCTCTACTTTGAGCACGCTGAGGAGTACGGGCCCCTGTTGAACATCAAGGTAGCTAACAAAAGGACAAATGCTGGCCTTGTCCCCATGGTATGTTTATTAATGCCCTCTACGTTGACGTTGTCTTCTTATCTTCCGGTCCAATatctcaccatcctcatccgtCTTATAGGCAGgtttccccttcttccagctcgATCGTTTCCTTAAAATCCTCGTTCAAGATCTCGGTCGCCATGTCGCGATCGCTGAGGAGTATCCAAACTCTCCCACAGCAAAAGTCAGATCAGGCGGGTTGATGCATGATCGTCGAGTTGCTCGTATCATTACCCCCGGAACTCTAATAGACGAGAATTTTATGGATCCATATGCCAACAACTACGTGATGGCGATTCATATTGACACAGGCATCAAAGCCACAAATACCGTCACTGATGTTAAGACCGTTATCGGCCGAGTGGCAGGCTCAGAAGGAGGACTAGCGGGCCATGAACCCGAATCAGACcacccatcaccatcagctgTTGACGTTGGCGTTGGCCGATGCGCTGGACAGTCTCGGGAGTTCCAAGACACCATGTCACTCGGCCTAGCCTGGCTTGATCTCTCGACCGGCTACTTCTGCACCCAAGAAGCCAATCTTGCATCTTTACCAACGATATTGTCCCGACTATGCCCGCGCGAGCTTCTCCTAGACCAGGCTCTGCAGTCTTGCCCTGACAATGGCCTATCCGACCTCCTCACTGAGGATCGCCACATCATCTCATACGCACCCTGCCCGCATGATTCTTTGCTGTTTCATCCGGAAAACTGGATGCCCATGCTAGAGTGTGCCCTAACTAAACATGAGGCATCCGCCTTCTCACCAGCTGAGGTACACGCTGCCGGCTTCCTTCTTGGTTATGTCAAGGATCGACTTCAAGGCATGAGTATGAAGTTGCAACCTCCGCTAAGAAACAAAGACATGCAGATCATGGCTGTTGATAAAAATAGCATGCGTGCTCTTGAGATCAAGCAAACCATTCGTGATGGTGTGTTCCGGGGTAGTTTGCTACATGCCATTCGTCGCACTGTTACTAAAAGCGGTGCTCGACTCCTTAACGAGTGGCTGAGTGCACCGTCCACGtctcttgagctcatcacTAGTAGACAAGACCTCGTCGCCCGCTTCATCGACGATGTAAACCTGAGTGACTCCGTAATCCTCTTGTTGCGTAGGAGTCACGACTCTCAGCGACTTGTTCAGAAATTCACACTTGGCCGTGGCGATGCTAATGACCTCCTCGATCTGTCCAGTACCATCGATGCGACCAGGGATGTCGTGAATCTCTTGAAGAATGCCAACGCTGCATCTCGCAAGTCAGAGCACCACTGCCTGACTTCATTGTTATCTCGAATCAGTCTCACGCAGCCCCTGAAACTTTCCCAGCGCATCAGAGATGCaatcgatgaagaaggtatTGTGTCACAGCATGACGCCCAAGAGTCCGAGGCCAGCCAGATGTTAGCCCTTGCTGAGATTGTCGTTAGCAACGAAGGTTCGCAGGACGATGCGGCATCTCTTCCTAAGGGCAAGCGAAAACGGCCCGTCAGTATTCGGGATTATTACGCCGAAGAGAATGGAGCCTGGATCATGAGACCTGCTGCGAGCCCAAACTTGGCAAATCTTCACACTGATCTCGCGTCTTTGACAGAAGAGAAAGCGACACTCAACGAAACCCTCCGCCAAAGATTCAATGCTCCTAGTCTATCCCTCAAGTGGACACCCGGCCTTGGCCACATTGCACATATCAAGGGTAAAGACGCTCGAAATCTTGCTGATGTACAAGCTCTGTCCTCGAGTCGTTCCACACGATCTTTTCACATCTCCGAATGGACACTTCTCGGGCAGCGTATGGACCAAGTTCGTGCTCAGATTCGTGCTGAAGAACAAGCCGTGTTCTACACCCTTCGAGAACTTGTCGTCAAAAATCTTGTCAAGCTGCGCCGCAATGCCACCGTCctcgatgaacttgacatcaCGACCTCCTTCGCTAAGTTGGCTCGCGAGCAGAACCTCGTCCGGCCCGTTCTGAACAACACGACTAGTCATACCGTTATAGGCGGCAGACATCCCACTGTTGAGGGAGGCCTTTATGAGCAGGGTCGAAGCTTTGTGAGGAACGACTGTCTGGTTGGATCGCCAACTGACGGCCGGATCTGGCTGATCACAGGTCCCAACATGGCCGGCAAAAGTACGTTTTTACGCCAGAATGCTCTCATCACGATCTTGGCCCAGATCGGCTGCTACGTGCCTGCATCATACGCAGAATTGGGGATTGTGGATGCTGTCTTTAGCCGAGTGGGCTCAGCTGACAACCTCTACCGCGATCAAAGCACATTCATGGTTGAGATGCTGGAAACAGCAACGATCCTCAAGCAGGCAACACCGCGGTCTTTCGTCATAATGGATGAAATCGGCCGGGGAACCACGCCAGAGGACGGCACAGCTGTCGCCTTCGCATGCCTGCATCACCTCGCGACCGTCAACCAATGCCGCACCCTTTTTGCGACACACTTCCACACTGTGGCTGACTtagctcaagaagagggattGCGTTCAGCCGAGACAGGTGTAGTTCAGACGTATTGCACCAATGTAgtcgaggatggcgagggaGGTTTCTTCTACAACCACAAACTTCAGAGAGGTATTAACCGACAGAGTCATGCACTGAAAGTCGCAAGGCTTGCTGGGCTACCGGATCGAGCTATTGAGGTAGCCAAACGTGCCTTGAAGCAAGATGACTTCATATAGGTGACTGGTATGTACTGACGGCAACCAAAGTCGCGCCTCTGAGGGGCGGCAAGCACGGCCAATAATAAAGATTAAAATAAAagacttgatgatgttttcttgcaAACTTATGGGATAATGGATAATAAGACAAACTACAAGGCGTGAGAATGCAATGGACAGATAGAATTATTCGATATTGGTTCACCTCCAAACTCAAATCCGTGCCTGGAACATGCAACAAGAGTTCTAGACTTCCATTTAGGATAGAAAGATTAACTAGAAGTGCGAGCTTTCTCTTAGTACATATGATTAGGTATTACCATTCTTCTCATATCCTACAGTTTAGCTCGGCTATTAAATTCGTTTGGTAAACATGCACGGACATCACACTGAGGAAGCTTGAGAACAATCGAGGGCGAGGAGACCTGTATAATTTGACCATTAGCTTTGATACTTTCAAAAGACAGCATGTCAAAATAACATGATTGTAATGGGTGTCCGTCATAGGGTGGTGATGTGTGTGTCATCAGGAGATTCAGGGTTAAAAAGCTCTTGAACAATTTATATAATCATCCGGAAATgtaaaaaggaaaaagggaaaaaaagaagaatgttTGATGTTTGTCTGACTAACCTTTTTGAATATCGCACTCTATCAGCAGAGCTGCATTAGTCGGTTTGGTAAAAGTTTTCACTCGCATGTTGATCCTAAAACTTGATTCGTAACCGTCGCGACAGATTCAATTGTCCAGCAGACGATCTATGTGCCCCTTTTTTAAGATACATAAGTCGTAAACCCAGCCAAAGTCCTGGAAGGCAGTCGTACATCCGGTAGGTGTGACTACATTTAGTCGCTGCAGATTTGTTAGTCACATTAACAAGGTATTGAGAGGGGTTCACATACAAAAGACCGCCGAAgccctcctcgtcctcatcctcctcctcggactcgtccttcttctcagtctcagcaGGGGCGGCAGCGCCACCGGAAGCGGCAGCGGCAGGAGCGGCGGAAGCATAAGCGTCGGGGTTGGCAATGCggtccttcagctcctcGATCTCGGGCCATGTGATCTCGGTGGAGATCGCAACAGCAAGAACCTTCTTGTAGCTGTTGACAACCGAGTGCAGAACAGATGGCAAAGTGGGGAAGTTCAATGCCAGAGAGATGGTGGCAATGGTGGTGATAGCCTGAGACAGAGtcttgaggagctgctcCTCACCGACATCGAGGACGCTGGGAGGGAAAGACTGTCCCTGGTCGTAGACCTGAGAGATACCCATGCCGTAGGTGAAAGGAGAGATGTTAAGCATGTTGAGGAGCGTGGCCTCGGAGGGACCGACCTTGGAGCCGGCCTCAACGAGCTTGAGATCAGTGGTGATTTCAATGGTACCACGGGCAATCTTGGTGGGGACACCGAGGGCCTGGAAGAAAGAGGTCTTGCCAGGTTCCATACCAGTGTTTCCAGCAGGAACCCAGACATCGGCGGGGGCGAGAGCACCGGCACGAGCAGGAGCAGCAACCTtgttggcgaggatgatgtcACGGACCTCCTTAAGGTCGTCGTTGGTGAAGACGAAACCAACGTTGCCCTTGACGTGGGGGAGGAGACGCTCGTACTCGGGGGAGTCGGGGATGAAGGTCTTCAAGGCTCGGCGAACCTGGAAATATTGTTAGCAACCGGAGggtgtcttcttcctcatgaAGGGACGCACCATGGTGTTCTTGCCCATGAGGACGACACCCTTGCTTCGGAGAGCCTGTCGGATCTCGTGCATCTGCTGAGAGCTGACattgtcaacctcaacgatgaagatggagttgtAGGCCTCGAGCAagcccttgagcttgtcgaaATAGTTGGCCTTGTTCTCAGACTTGCCCCCCATATCTTCTTATTTTTCTGAAGGCAGGAGTATTTAAGGGCAAGGGGTATCGTAAAATGAAAttgaaggttgatgaagatgttgatgaaaaCGAGAAAACTCTTTTGGCAGTTTCGGAAAATGTGATGTGAATTCGCTTAGGGCATGGAGACGCTAGTCTTCTTTGGGCAGCCTAGGTGGCTTAGGTGGGGAACTAAGCATAGGTACATTCTCGATGTATCTTTTCTATCACGTCCATGAAAGTGGAACTTGATCTGTAGAAGAGTCTGATTTGAGCTGTCACCGAGCAACTGCTCCTGTATCAAATCAAATCTCATCGATTTTGTAATCAATATTCGATCAACTAACAGGGGTTCAGGCGTCATGAGATTCCCCTTCAACGTTGTCCACGTCAGTGGAAATGTTCTCTTTGCTGCTCGAGGAGGCAAGATTCATTCTTTTAGCCTTGAGGATGGATCTCACATCTCGACGTGGAAACATCCAGATGTTGACAGAGTAGACGCGGCAGTTAAGGCGATCTCAGATGGCATCTTAACTGAGAAGCCCGTGACAAAGACTCATAccgccgaggaagaagatgggggTGGACCGCCAGCTAAGAGGCAAAGAACTGAAGAGCCAAAAGATGAGACAGCTCCAACCAAGccagaaggccaagaggaTACTCAAATCTCGGAGGAAACGAAAAGcaagggaaaaaagaagggtggaaagaagagcaagaacaGACAAAACCAGCAACGAGCAAAGGATCACAACATCTCACGCGTGCCCGATCGCCCAGTCATTACGCATCTGACAAGTACTCTTGATGGCTCCTGTATCTTGGCTATCACTGGACATGACAAGGCCATCTGGGTCTTTGAGAATGACGGGAAGGGCTCCATCAACCAAATCAGCAAACGGTAAGCTCGTATAGAAAAAAAGCCCAGCCCGTATACTAATTCTAGGCCAGAACTCTTCCCAAACGCCCTAGTGATGTCGTTATCGGACAAGACTCTCAGGTTCTTGTCGCTGATAAATTTGGAGACGTTTACTCTCTACCTCTCCTCTACGATCCTACTCTCCAAACAGCTTCAACCCCCGCCCCCGCCAAACCGGCCTATAAACCATCTGCCAATACTACAACCGTTCACTCGAAGCGCAACCTgcgagctcttcaagagcaGCAAAGACAGATGGAGCTTTCTTCACGGACCAAAAACGACAGCAATTCTAAAGCCGAAGGTCCAGACTTTGAGATTACTCTAttgcttggccatgtttcTATGCTTACTGCACTCGTGATCGGCGAGAGTGAGGGTCGGCGATACATTCTTACTGCCGACCGTGATGAACATATTCGGGTTTCAAGATACTTTCCTCAGTCATATGTCATCGAGGGTTTCTGCTTCGGTCACACAGAGTTCATCAGCTCCATGGTCATTCCAGCCTCGCGTGGTAATGTTCTGGTGTCgggtggtggtgatgaggacTTGTTCGTCTGGGATTGGAAATCAAACAAGCTCCTCTCCAAAATCAACATCTTGTCTCTAGCTCAAAATATATTGCCCGAGATTACAAAGGTAGCTGTGTCTGGGCTTTACAGCCTGGTATATCCACACGATGGCTCGGATCTTGTTTATATTCTTGCCATATGTCAGGAGTAAGTGTGTTATCCATTGATGCCCTATAACGCAACTCACATTGATTAGTATTTCGGCAATCTTTTCATGGCAACTCACCAAAAATCACGCCCTTAATCACCCAGCTATTATCCAGCTTCCCGGCAAGCCCCTCAGCCTCTCTATCAAGCCCGCCAAGGGCAATGAAACACCCAAGATCGTCGCTGCTCTGGACCCCAGCGATCCTACGCAAGCAAGAAGCCTGGCTGTCTACTCACTCACCATGACTGACGAGAAGCTCGCCACAAGTACCATAGCTTCGGTGGATGGCGACGATATCGAAAGCACTGAacttgatgtcgatgagaaaACCGTGAGGAGTCTTTTATATAACACTGAACCTCTAAGAAAACAAGCCACGGAAcgggaagaagaaaggggTGAGGAGCAGGTGCCCGAAGACCAAATGATGGAAGAGGCTGGgcctgctgaggagcaaTAGGGATGTACTAAAAGtaatagaaaaagaaattaTTTTTGCAGTGCCGCAATGGAAAAGGGTCATTTCCACAACCCTACAAAGACGAGTTTGTCACCAAGGCAGATACCCCTAGGCTAGATACTTAGTTGAGTATCTAGTAGACAGTGAAAGAGGCAATGTGCTCGGCACTTAGCAACTTGGACATAGGTATCTTGCGAGGATGTGGGCCATGCCtcaggaagcaagaaaacatcagaccttAGTATAAGGCATTAAAACAAACTTAGTAGAGCTGCCCTTTAAGTCTATAataaacttatcctaaacttatgctcAGTTGCCCAAGCCTTTTGTCACCtaagatcaaggtcctgagtttgCTTCCTTAGCCTAGCCAGGTATCCTTTTGAAGCTTTGGCGGTTCCTCGGTCCACCTCCCTTGTCACTTATGCTTTACTGGTAAATGTTGCCAACCGATATTAGAATAACAAACAaatcatcatgttcatggtCTACATCTGCTACTACCAAATTCATTTGAATCGTCTATGTCCTCAAAACGCCAGCCAAGCCTGATCGAAAGCCCCTCCCTCCACCTTCACTGACCCCTCAAACGAGATCGTTCGAAGTTCAACTCAGGTGCCCACTCAACTGCACCTTGTCCCCAGTACCATCCTCGCTCACAATTCCTAGTAGACCATATCCTCTGCTAATTTTGGTATCATTGAACGATTAAGCGACGTCGTCGACAAGGACTGACGTCCACCCTCAGCTGCACTGTCTTTGACCAAGACTGTGGATGTGCGAAATGCCCTAGTCGCGCATGCAACTGACGCAGTTATGGCACTCGCCGTGTGTGTTTATTGCACCGCTCTCTTCCGACTGGTTTACTGCGAGGCGCACTGCACACGCTCACCGCCAGGATgaccatcctcgtcgtcttcgtccaTCATACCATCGGAGTTGCCAAACACTCTGTTCTGAGTTGTGTTATCCAGATCCTCGAGACTGGCGGGTTCGGACATGGCATCGCCGGGAGGTGCGTTCTGCGTGGCGGGTGGGAGAACCTTGCGGAGGGTCTCGAAAACTTCGGGGTCATCGGTCCAGTTCTTCTCGGGGAACTTCacgttgaacttgatgtACATATTGCCAAAGTCGTGATGCCTGGGAGAGGGCATACCTTGGCCGCGAACCATCTTGACGGCGTCTAAAACAGTTAGCTTACGGTTGTTGAACGCATCATAGTAGAAACATACCTTGAGAAATAGCTTCGCCAGGAAGAATATCAATGGCAAGCCATCGGTCGTCGAGGTGCTCAATGTAGATTGTGCCACCAGCCAGAGCTGtgacaagctcaatgtcGCAGTTGTAGAGGAGGTCGTCATCCCGGCGAGTGAAGCGGGCATGGGGCTTCTGCTCAATCTCGAAAACGACGTCGCCAGCCTGGACACCGGGCGCTTGATCACCCTCACCTCGGAACTCAACCTTGGTGCCGCTGCGTACGCCCTTGTCAACGTGAACGTGGAGGACCTTACGGTCGACGGTGGTCTTCTTTCCGTTGCACTGCTTGCAGCGATCCTTCtctttgatgatctcgccCTCTCCGTTGCAGTCGGGGCAGACAGTCTGGAAGCGCTGGATCATGGGGCCCATTTGGCGCATCATTGTCTTCATGCCGTGGCCGTCACAGCCAGTGCATCGCTTGACAGCACCCTCCTTACCGCCGAGACCCTCACACTTGGGGCAGA
This region of Fusarium verticillioides 7600 chromosome 3, whole genome shotgun sequence genomic DNA includes:
- a CDS encoding DnaJ like subfamily A member 2, which codes for MVKETKYYDTLGVAPTATEQELKKAYKVGALKYHPDKNAHNPDAEEKFKEISHAYEILSDSQKRQIYDQYGEAGLEGGAGGGGMAAEDLFAQFFGGGGFGGMGGMFGGGGMNRGPPKARTIHHTHKVSLEDIYRGKISKLALQRSIICPKCEGLGGKEGAVKRCTGCDGHGMKTMMRQMGPMIQRFQTVCPDCNGEGEIIKEKDRCKQCNGKKTTVDRKVLHVHVDKGVRSGTKVEFRGEGDQAPGVQAGDVVFEIEQKPHARFTRRDDDLLYNCDIELVTALAGGTIYIEHLDDRWLAIDILPGEAISQDAVKMVRGQGMPSPRHHDFGNMYIKFNVKFPEKNWTDDPEVFETLRKVLPPATQNAPPGDAMSEPASLEDLDNTTQNRVFGNSDGMMDEDDEDGHPGGERVQCASQ
- a CDS encoding hypothetical protein (At least one base has a quality score < 10), translated to MVLPVFGIRHLRPLASPSASTSRSISVPASASASASASASASSSLLKAAPFVISDAAATVAAPPPKASAIPHGHHSLYHGLSIRSFHHAPSPHRPLQTRGKKTTTTIKLSDLPQGLIQPKPASSLPTSSSVSSPHDESTEALPLPLPRLPQDPPAYPTVLLQARQNMLKFDNCVLLTRVGGFYELYFEHAEEYGPLLNIKVANKRTNAGLVPMAGFPFFQLDRFLKILVQDLGRHVAIAEEYPNSPTAKVRSGGLMHDRRVARIITPGTLIDENFMDPYANNYVMAIHIDTGIKATNTVTDVKTVIGRVAGSEGGLAGHEPESDHPSPSAVDVGVGRCAGQSREFQDTMSLGLAWLDLSTGYFCTQEANLASLPTILSRLCPRELLLDQALQSCPDNGLSDLLTEDRHIISYAPCPHDSLLFHPENWMPMLECALTKHEASAFSPAEVHAAGFLLGYVKDRLQGMSMKLQPPLRNKDMQIMAVDKNSMRALEIKQTIRDGVFRGSLLHAIRRTVTKSGARLLNEWLSAPSTSLELITSRQDLVARFIDDVNLSDSVILLLRRSHDSQRLVQKFTLGRGDANDLLDLSSTIDATRDVVNLLKNANAASRKSEHHCLTSLLSRISLTQPLKLSQRIRDAIDEEGIVSQHDAQESEASQMLALAEIVVSNEGSQDDAASLPKGKRKRPVSIRDYYAEENGAWIMRPAASPNLANLHTDLASLTEEKATLNETLRQRFNAPSLSLKWTPGLGHIAHIKGKDARNLADVQALSSSRSTRSFHISEWTLLGQRMDQVRAQIRAEEQAVFYTLRELVVKNLVKLRRNATVLDELDITTSFAKLAREQNLVRPVLNNTTSHTVIGGRHPTVEGGLYEQGRSFVRNDCLVGSPTDGRIWLITGPNMAGKSTFLRQNALITILAQIGCYVPASYAELGIVDAVFSRVGSADNLYRDQSTFMVEMLETATILKQATPRSFVIMDEIGRGTTPEDGTAVAFACLHHLATVNQCRTLFATHFHTVADLAQEEGLRSAETGVVQTYCTNVVEDGEGGFFYNHKLQRGINRQSHALKVARLAGLPDRAIEVAKRALKQDDFI
- a CDS encoding 60S acidic ribosomal protein P0, which gives rise to MGGKSENKANYFDKLKGLLEAYNSIFIVEVDNVSSQQMHEIRQALRSKGVVLMGKNTMVRRALKTFIPDSPEYERLLPHVKGNVGFVFTNDDLKEVRDIILANKVAAPARAGALAPADVWVPAGNTGMEPGKTSFFQALGVPTKIARGTIEITTDLKLVEAGSKVGPSEATLLNMLNISPFTYGMGISQVYDQGQSFPPSVLDVGEEQLLKTLSQAITTIATISLALNFPTLPSVLHSVVNSYKKVLAVAISTEITWPEIEELKDRIANPDAYASAAPAAAASGGAAAPAETEKKDESEEEDEDEEGFGGLFD